The following coding sequences lie in one Maylandia zebra isolate NMK-2024a linkage group LG14, Mzebra_GT3a, whole genome shotgun sequence genomic window:
- the LOC112435953 gene encoding odorant receptor 131-2-like — protein MALNNSVIGGQLAINNINNQVIIVQLLISMFLCINLLLITTFFMKDIFYTTMRYILFAIALLSDSLFLLITNVLLILSYFSFTIQVWLCVIIYIVLSVYTFVTPVTLTAMTLERYVAICVPLRHAELCRTQRALHFILIIHGLSSVPCIVILSIFFASAITSFYTQSRICAVEMFIFHRWQGHLRSAISQLFFLIMSITIVFSYVQIMKVAKAASGENKKSTWKGLSTVVLHGFQLLLCLIQLWCPFIEAAVLQIDFMLFINVRYFNYITFILAPRCLSPLIYGLRDEMFVNALKYYALCGLYKKHSTAF, from the coding sequence atggcATTAAATAACTCAGTAATTGGTGGTCAGCTGGCAATAAACAACATCAATAATCAGGTCATAATAGTCCAGTTACTTATCTCGATGTTTCTTTGCATCAACCTTTTGCTAATCACAACATTTTTTATGAAGGATATTTTTTACACAACTATGCGTTACATCTTATTTGCCATTGCACTGTTGTCTGATTCACTTTTTTTGCTAATAACTAATGTCTTGctcattttgagttattttagtTTCACCATACAAGTGTGGTTGTGtgttattatatatattgttttgtcTGTGTACACATTTGTCACACCAGTTACTCTGACAGCAATGACCCTGGAGCGTTACGTGGCCATTTGCGTTCCCCTCCGTCATGCAGAACTGTGCCGAACACAGAGAGCTCTGCACTTCATCCTGATCATTCATGGTCTGAGCTCTGTTCCCTGCATTGTTATTCTTTCTATTTTCTTTGCTTCAGCAATCACCAGCTTCTATACCCAGAGCAGAATTTGTGCTGTTGAAATGTTCATTTTTCACAGATGGCAGGGACATCTTAGGTCAGCTATAAGTCAGCTGTTTTTCCTGATTATGTCCATCACTATTGTTTTCTCATATGTGCAAATAATGAAAGTGGCCAAAGCTGCATCAGGAGAGAATAAGAAGTCGACATGGAAGGGGCTGAGTACAGTGGTTCTTCATGGtttccagctgctgctgtgtctTATTCAACTCTGGTGTCCATTTATAGAGGCTGCTGTCCTGCAGAttgattttatgttatttatcaATGTGAGGTACTTTAATTACATAACCTTTATTCTTGCTCCAAGATGTTTGAGTCCTCTAATTTATGGCCTCAGGGATGAGATGTTTGTTAATGCACTGAAATACTACGCTCTCTGTGGCTTATATAAGAAACATTCAACAGCTTTTTGA